AGCAATTGAGAAATAGCCCATATCAAACATTGGTAATTTATAAAAAGGTGTATACAATTGGGTTGAGTGATCGTAAGATAAAAATACAACTACCACTACAAGAGCAGCTAAAAATTGTAAAATTAATTTTTTTCTTGAACTTAATCCTGCGCTATTTGATTTATGCATTAATTTTGCTAAATCATCTTTAATTCCAATAAAAGAAAACAAAACAATAGTAAGTAAACCCCCAAACACATAAAAATTATTTAGTTTTGCAGTTAATAAGGTGGCAACTAACATAGAAAAAATAAATACAACTCCACCCATGGTTGGAGTTCCTACTTTTGTTTGATGATTTTGGGGTGCTAATTCATAAATGGGCTGACCACTTGACCTTTCTTTTGCCCATTTAATAAATTTTGGCATTAAAAAAAGTGTAAGAAAAAATGCTATAAAAAACGCAATACCTGCGCGTACTGTAATGTATTGAAAAATGTTAACATCCATATGTCTGTAAAACCAATAAAACAAATTAAAACCTTCTTTTTTAGGAAAATAAATCCTGTGTTTACACAAACTCCAACTGTGGCTATGCCCAAGACAATGTTTTCAGCCAAGATAGGAGTAAGTTTTGATATAATCGCGTAGATTATATTACATATTATATTGAAAAGGCTTTAAATAATGACAAATAAAACATTACTTGTAATAACAGACGGTATTGGACATAATGAAGAAAATACATTTAATGCATTTACAAATGCCAAAACACCTACTTATGACAAACTATTTAAAAGCGTTCCAAATTCACTAATTCATACTTACGGAGAACATGTAGGACTACCCAATGGACAAATGGGAAATTCTGAAGTGGGGCATATGACTATTGGTACAGGAAGAGTTTTATATCAAGATTTAGTAAAAATTAATAAAGCAATACAAGAAGATGAATTAAAAAACAATGAAGTATTAAAAAACACCTTAGAGCGTGCAAATAATATTCATATACTTGCTTTATTAAGTGATGGAGGTGTGCATTCGCATATTTCACATATTATTGCATTGGCTTTAATTGCTTCTAAAACAAACAAAAAAGTCAAACTTCATTTAATTACAGATGGAAGAGATGTAGCACCTGATTCATGTGCCATTTATATTAAAGAAATTTTAGATATTTGTAATGAAAATATTAGTATTGCAAGTATTTCTGGTCGTTATTATGCAATGGATAGGGATAATAGATGGGAGAGAATACAAAAAGCATACGATTCAATTGTTTTTGCAAAAAACACTTCCACAGAAGATATTTTATCTTATGTTTCTAACTCTTATGAAAATGACATTTATGATGAGTTTATTGAACCGTGTACTTTTAATAATTATCAAGGCTTTAGCGCTAATGATGGTATAATTTTTGCTAACTTTAGGTCCGATAGAATGAGAGAAATGTCTGCATGTATTTCAGATTCTTCTTTTAGTGAATTTAAGCGTTTTAAAGAGAATTTATTTATAGCAACCATGACACAATATAATAAAAATCTTCCCTTACCTATCATGTTTCCAAAAGAAATACCACTTAATACCTTAGGAGATGTGATTTCAAATGCAGGTTTAAGTCAAGTACATACCTCAGAAACTGAAAAATATGCCCATGTTACTTTTTTCTTTAATGGTGGAGTTGAAGAGCCCTTGTTAAATGAAAAAAGAATTTTAATTCCAAGCCCAAATGTTGCTACTTATGATTTACAACCTGAAATGTCAGCGATTGAAGTTTGTGATGCGGTTATATCTTCTATGGAAGAAAACAATGATTTTATTGTTGTTAATTTTGCAAATGGAGATATGGTTGGACATACCGGTTCTTATGATGCAGCGCTTAAATCTGTAGAAGTAGTAGATTCTCAATTGGAACGAATAATAGACAAAGTAAAAGAGTTAAACTACAATCTTGTTTTAACTTCAGATCATGGTAATTGTGAGCGAATGAAAGATGAAAATGGGAAAGTCTTAACCAATCATACTGTTGGTGATGTTTTTTGTTTTGTAATATCAGAAGGTGTTAATAAAATTAACAATGGTTCTTTAAATAATATTGCACCTACTGTATTAAAATTAATGAATCTCCCAATTCCTACAGAAATGGATGAAGCATTATTTTAAGCTAAGATATAATATAAAATATTATGTACAAATTTTTAAGAAATTAAAGAGTGTAAGGTAACAAAGGATATTAATAAATGAAATATGTATTAGGTTTTTTCGCAATTCTTTCTTTAAGTATTGCTTCATGGATTATATATTTATATGCAAATATACGATTTGATATAGATAAGGTTGTTAATTACAATCCACCTTTGACCACACAATTTTTTGATAAAAATGGAGAGTTGGTTGCAAATATTTTTCAAAAAGAACATCGTTTATATGTTAAATACGATGATATCCCTCCTCGTATTATAGAAGGGCTAATTGCTATTGAAGATACTATGTTTTTTGAACATAATGGAATTAACTTAGATGCAATATCACGAGCTATAATTAAAGATATAAAAGCAAGAAAACTTGTAGAAGGCGCTAGTACTTTAAGCCAACAGTTAGTAAAAACACTGGTATTAAGCAGAGAAAAAAAGATTTTACGAAAAATAAAAGAAATTTTATTAACACTAAGACTTGAAACCATTTTAAGTAAAGAAGAAATTCTTGAAAGATATTTAAATCAGGTTTATTTTGGACATGGTTATTATGGTATTAAAACAGCAGCTTTGGGTTATTTTAAAAAAGAATTGTATGAATTGTCTTTAAAAGAAATAGCTATGTTAGTAGGACTTCCAAGAGCTCCAAGTTTTTACGATCCAACTAGAAATTTAAAATTCTCACTTGCTAGGGCTAATCAAGTTATAAGAAGAATGCATAAAATTGGTTGGATTAATAAAAGCGAATATGATGCTTCTATTACTGCTGTTCCTATTGTATATAAACAAACACTTACTCAAAACAAAGCACCTTATATTATTGATTACGCATTAAAACAGTTAAAAAATAATGTGAAAGACCTAAGAAGCTCTGGTTATAAAGTACAATTAACTATAGATTTAAAAGCACAGCAAATTGCAAGAGAAGGTTTAAATCATGCTTATGCATTAATTTTAAAAAGAGATGTCAAGAGTTTTGAAAGAGATAAAATAGCCTACGTAAAAGCCAAAGAGAAAATAAGAAAATTAAAAATAAAAGTAGAAAATGGTAGTTTTACTGTTCCTTCAAAATATGACCAAGAAGGAAAAGAAAGAGAAGATTGGATCAATCCTTTATCCATTCCTAAAAAACTTGCTTATATAAAAGAAAGAGAAGTAATTAATGAAGAAACAGGAATAAGTACCATAGAACTTATTTCTACCCGTGTAGATACATTAAATGCAGCACAAATAACTATTGAGAGCTCTAGTGGTAAAATTATTACGATGTTGGGTGGAATTGATTATAAAAAATCTTCCTTTAACAGAGTAATTCAGTCCCAAAGACAACCCGGATCTTCTATAAAACCATTTTTATATCAAAAAGCTTTAGACAGTGGATATTCGCCTGCTACTAATTTAATTGATATTTCAAGAACATATTCATATAAAGATGGAGATGAAGAAAAACAATGGAAACCTAGAAATTATGTAGAAGGTAATTACAAAGGTTTTGTTCCTTTAAGAGAAGCATTGGTTCATTCAAGAAACCTAGCAACGATTAATTTAGTAACTGATTTAGGAATAGATGTTGTATACAATGGATTAAAAGAATATGGCATGAAAAAAATTCCTTTTGATTTATCTATAACACTGGGTTCTTTTGCCATGTCCCCTTATAAACTCACCCAAGCATATTCTATGTTTTCAAATAATGGTGTACAAGTTAAACCCTATCTTATAAGCAGTATTATTAATAAAAACAATACAAAAATAAACTTTGAAAAAGAAGAAACCTATATTACCTCACCTGCTCAAACCTATTTAATGACAAGTATATTATACGATACTGTTAACCGTGGAACGGGAAGAATGGCAAGAGTAAAAGGTTTAGATGTTGCAGGAAAAACGGGAACAACCAATAACAATGTAGATGCATGGTTTGCTGGTTATACCCCAAGCATGCTAACAATCACTTGGTTTGGAAATGATGACAATAAACCTATGGGAAGACGTGAAACAGGAGGAAGAGCAGCAGGTCCAGCGTTTGCTTACTTTTACAAAAACTATTTAAAAATACATCCTGAGATTCCAAGAAAGTTTATAAAACCAGAAGAAGTCAGAACATCAATAATTAATGGCAAAAAAGAATACTTTACGGATATTTCTAAGTTACCAGAAGTGATAAGAGTACCTCAAAATGAAGAAGAACAAATAGAGTTCTAAGTTTAATGTTCTTTTAAAAAGGCTCAAACAATATTGTTTGAGCCTTTTTTTTTGCAAAAAAAAAGGTGAACAGAAACTGTTCACCTTTTTGTATCACAATACTCTTAACAAGAATACGTTGTTTTAAATTCAAAAGCAGTTGGTCTGGCTTCATCAGGCCACACTTGTGTTTCAAATTTATAGTGTTGATACGTATCAACCATATCTTTTGTAAAAGCAGGTAATAAGAATTCATTGTCTCTAATTAAAGCTTCTAGCGAACCTCTTAAAGTATGAGGCATTTGAGGAATATTTCTTTCTCTAATTTCATCTAAAGGCATTTCAAATAAATCTTCATCCATTGGACCAATTGGTTCAATTTTATTTTTAATTCCATCAAGTCCAGCCATCATCATAGCAGCAAATGCTAAATAAGGACAAGCAGCAGAATCAGGGAATCTCATTTCAATTCTAGTCGCTTTTTCACCAGCACCATAAGGAATTCTACAAGCAGCTGATCTGTTTTGAGAAGAATAAGTCAAAATGTTTGGCGCTTCAAATCCAGGAATTAATCTTTTGTAAGAGTTAGTTGATGGGTTAGTAAATGCTGCAAGTGCACGTGCATGTTTAAATATACCACCCGTGTAATGTCTTGCCATATCAGATAAATTACCATATTCACCTTCATTGTAAAATAAGTTTCTACCATCTTTCCAAATTGATTGATGAACATGCATACCATTTCCATTATCACCCAATAAAGGTTTAGGCATAAATGTACACGTTTTACCATTTAAATGTGCAACCATTTTACAAACATATTTGTATTTTTGTACATTATCAGCAGCTTCGATTAAACCATCAAAAACAATTCCAATTTCACCTTGACCTTGAGCAACTTCATGATGTCCTAAGATTACTTCTAATCCAACTTGTTCTAAAACAAGCATCATTTCTGCACGTAAATCTACCATTGAATCTGTTGGTTGTACGGGGAAGTAACCACCTTTAGTTCCTGGTCTGTGACCCATGTTACCAGATTCATAATCAGTTGAACTTGCCCATTCACCCTCATCTGAATCAACTCTATAATACGATTCATTAATTGAATCAATTATTTTAACATCATCAAAAACAAAAAATTCATTTTCTGGTCCAAAATAAGCAACATCACCAACACCACTTTCAGTTAAATGCTGTAAAGATTTTTTAGCAATAGATCGTGGACATTTTTCATATAATTGTCCCTTGTAAATGTCATAAACATCACAAATAACAATAATTGTAGAATCAGCAGTAAATGGATCTAAGAATGCAGTTACAACATCTGGTTTTAAAATCATATCAGATTTGTTAATTGGTTGCCATGCATCAACGGATGAACCATCAAAAGGCATACCAAATTCTAATTGCTCAGCAGTAACAGCGCTCATCATATATGAAATATGGTGCCACATTCCTTTTAAATCTGTAAATCTAAAGTCAACAAATTGTACTTCATTTTCTTCACAGTATTTAAAAAATTCTTCTCTATTGTTTACAAATTTTCCCATTAATCTAACCCCTTTTTATTTATGTTTTAATCTTAACTAAATAAGTAACAAAGTGGCTTAAATTATATGTATAAAAAATATACATTTTAGTATTTTTTTTAAAAAAAATACTAAAGTAAGAAAGGAAAGAAAGCAAAGTTAATAAGCGTTGATATTTAAAATACTTGGCATAAAACAATAAAAAAAAGAAGGGTTTAAAATTCCAGAAAAATCTTTTCTCGCTCTCTAAAAGTTACACATTTACTGTATCCAACCTTTTTAGCAAGTGCACTTACTTCTTCATAAGCAAAACCAACTTGCTCAATACTATGAGCATCTGAAGAAAAAGTAATAGGAATATCAAGAGAAAAAGCTTCTTCTAAAAGTAAAGAAGAAGGGTAAGTCTCTTTTATTGGTTTGCGTAAACCAGCAGCATTTAACTCAAGCACCATATTTGATTTTTTAATAGCTTTTAATGCATTTTTTGCAATTAATCTTATGTCTTTTTTAGGTAAATATTTAAATACTTTAATCAAATCGATGTGTCCCACGATATCAAATAAAGAACTTTTAGCCATAGCTTCTATTACATAAAAATAGTCTTCCCAAATTAAATCAATATTTTTTTCTTTGTATTTACCAATGAATTCTGGATTATCAAAACCCCATAATCCATCGTCATTTTTATTGCCTATAAAATGAATTGAACCAATTAAATAATCCACCTTACTTTCTAAAACATCTTTTAAAATTAAAGAAGTATTTTGCATATAATCTACTTCATACGCCAAAAGAATTTCAATTTGATTTTTGTATTTTTCTTGTAAAAACAATACATCATGTTCATACTTGTTTTTTTCACTTAATTTCATTCTGTATTTGGGGTCAAAATGCATAGGCGCATGATCAGAAAAACCATAAATATCAATTTTTAAATCAATTGCTCTTTTAATAAAATCTTCCATAGAACCATCGGCATGATTGCATAGAACAGTATGGTTGTGTAGGTCTACTCTCATTAATTTAAAATACCAGCACCTTGTATTTGTGTACTTCGCTCTTTTGCATACACTCTTTTTCCCTCAATTAAATCATATTTCCAAATAGGAGCAGATTTTTTGAAATCTTCTACAAATTGATCAATTAATTCTAAAGCAACTCTTCTTTTAGGGGAGCAAACAGCAGCTATGTAGGAAGACCTATGATTAGCTACATCGCCCTTTGCATGTGCCATTAATACAAGTGCATTTTGTTTTTTTGCTTTTTCTTGCCAAGTGTTAAACCAAGAAATTAAAATAGGTTCATAAATATCAAAAGACAAACCTTCTATATCATTCTCATCCCTAACAATACCAACAAAAGTAATAATAGCTCCATAATTAGAATTTCTAAACTCTTCATACCATGCGTTTGTTATATCTTGAACAGGTAAGTCCCCATCAATTAGTTGTAAAGCATTTGAAATATTCACTTTAAAATCATCCTCCACAAACAGGAGGTAAAAGTGAAATTCTATCACCATCTTTTAAAACATGGTCTTTTGAAGAAACCATAGTATCATTTACAGCCACTGCACAGGTTTCTAACCAAGAAGATACATTTTCAATTTTTTGCAAGATTTCGCCCAACTGCGATAAATTATTTATGTCAATATTTAAAGCTTCATTACTAATTGGTCCTAAAAATTCTACTTTTACCATTTTTAACCCCTTATTTACTAAATATTCACTATTATATCAAAATTATTTTAATAAAAAGGTAGATGATGAGCTTGATATTTGGTAAAATTGATTATATTAATTTATTGCCCTTTAACGTTTACATCAAAAAAAATATTAGATCCAGTCAAATTAAATCTATAATTAATTATAAAAAATCCTATCCTTCCAATATCAATAAAAAATTTAAAAAGAAACAAATAGATTCAGCTTTTATTTCTTCTATTGCTTCAAGATCGCAGAATGCATTGGATTTAGGAATTGTTGCAAAAAGTGCAGTGACTTCTGTATTAGTAATTAAAGGTAAGTATAAAAAAGACATAGAATCTGAAACGTCAAATGCACTTGCAAAGGTTTTAAATATTCAAGGTCAAGTTATTATTGGTGATAAAGCCCTTAAATACTACCATGAAAATACAAATAAAAATGAATATGTAGATTTAGCACAAGCGTGGATAGATAAGTATAATCTTCCTTTTGTATTTGCACGTTTATGTTTCAATAAAAATGAAAGATATTTAAAAAAAATTACTAAAAATTTTGACAAAAGAAAAATAAAAATTCCTCAGTACATCTTAAGTCAATATGCTAAAAGATCAGGAATTAGTAAAAATAATATCTTAGAATACCTAAAAATAATAGATTATAAAATAGGCCATAAAGAAAAAAGAGCAGTAAAACTATTTTTAAAATTAACAAAGGATTACAAATGATACAAATATTTGATGCAATTGTTTTAGGTGTAATTGAAGGTTTAACAGAATTTTTGCCAATATCTTCTACAGGGCACTTAATAGTTGCTAGTAAATTTTTAGGGCTGGAACAAAATGCTATTACAAAAGCCTATGAAATGATTATTCAATTTGCTGCTATTTTAGCTGTTGTTTTGCATTATCCTTCTAAATTTACTTTTAAATATATTGATTTGTGGATGAAAGTAGCCCTTTCTTTTTTACCTCTTGGAATTATTGGTTTTTTATGCGCAGATTTTATTAAATCCTTATTTTCCGTACAAATAGTGGCTGTTATGTTTATTATTGGAGGAATTGTATTTATAATAGTAGAACAATTTTATAAAGAAGAAAAAGCACTTACGAAAGATGTTGAAGATATTACTTATAAACAATCTTTTTATATTGGCTTAGCGCAAGTATTTGCTTTAATTCCAGGAACTTCGCGAGCTGGATCTAGCATTATTGGAGCTATGCTTGTAAAATTAGATAGAAAAACGGCAGCTGAATTTTCATTTTTATTGGCCATTCCTGTATTATGTGCTACTACTGCTTATGATTTAGTAAAACACTATGAGGAGTTTTTATCTTCTGATCTTTTGGTTTTATTTATAGGTTTTGCTGTATCTTTTGTAGTAGCTTACCTTGCAATAAAAATATTTTTACGTTTTTTAGAAAATTTTACTTTTATTGCTTTTGGTATTTATAGAATAGTTTTTGGTATTGTTTTATTGATTTTGTTCTAAAATAATATCTATCATTGACTCAACAGAATCATACATAATACAATCCGTTAATCCTTTTGACATTTTTTCAATATTGCTTTTTAAGCATTTGATTAATATGTTGGGATGCAATTCTTTTTCTCTTGCTACAAAACACAAACCTTTATTTCTTAAAAAAGCAGCATTATGGAATTGATGATCTCCTGCTGCGCTCGGATAAGGAATAAACAAAGTAGGAATTGCATTAGCTGCAAGTTCCCATAATGTTGAGGCCCCTGCTCTTGATACTGCAAAATCTGCTTGGGACATTTTTAAATGAAGTTTTTGATCAAAAGCAAATATATCTAAGGAAATTCCAAGTTTAGAATACTCTTCTACAACACGATTAAAATCATTTTTTCCTGTTTGATGAATAATTTTAATTCCTGCTTTATTCAAAGAAGGAGCAAGTTCCAGGGCATAATTATTAATTGCAGCAGCGCCATGAGACCCACCTAAAAAAATAATA
The genomic region above belongs to Campylobacteraceae bacterium and contains:
- a CDS encoding 2,3-bisphosphoglycerate-independent phosphoglycerate mutase → MTNKTLLVITDGIGHNEENTFNAFTNAKTPTYDKLFKSVPNSLIHTYGEHVGLPNGQMGNSEVGHMTIGTGRVLYQDLVKINKAIQEDELKNNEVLKNTLERANNIHILALLSDGGVHSHISHIIALALIASKTNKKVKLHLITDGRDVAPDSCAIYIKEILDICNENISIASISGRYYAMDRDNRWERIQKAYDSIVFAKNTSTEDILSYVSNSYENDIYDEFIEPCTFNNYQGFSANDGIIFANFRSDRMREMSACISDSSFSEFKRFKENLFIATMTQYNKNLPLPIMFPKEIPLNTLGDVISNAGLSQVHTSETEKYAHVTFFFNGGVEEPLLNEKRILIPSPNVATYDLQPEMSAIEVCDAVISSMEENNDFIVVNFANGDMVGHTGSYDAALKSVEVVDSQLERIIDKVKELNYNLVLTSDHGNCERMKDENGKVLTNHTVGDVFCFVISEGVNKINNGSLNNIAPTVLKLMNLPIPTEMDEALF
- a CDS encoding PBP1A family penicillin-binding protein — encoded protein: MKYVLGFFAILSLSIASWIIYLYANIRFDIDKVVNYNPPLTTQFFDKNGELVANIFQKEHRLYVKYDDIPPRIIEGLIAIEDTMFFEHNGINLDAISRAIIKDIKARKLVEGASTLSQQLVKTLVLSREKKILRKIKEILLTLRLETILSKEEILERYLNQVYFGHGYYGIKTAALGYFKKELYELSLKEIAMLVGLPRAPSFYDPTRNLKFSLARANQVIRRMHKIGWINKSEYDASITAVPIVYKQTLTQNKAPYIIDYALKQLKNNVKDLRSSGYKVQLTIDLKAQQIAREGLNHAYALILKRDVKSFERDKIAYVKAKEKIRKLKIKVENGSFTVPSKYDQEGKEREDWINPLSIPKKLAYIKEREVINEETGISTIELISTRVDTLNAAQITIESSSGKIITMLGGIDYKKSSFNRVIQSQRQPGSSIKPFLYQKALDSGYSPATNLIDISRTYSYKDGDEEKQWKPRNYVEGNYKGFVPLREALVHSRNLATINLVTDLGIDVVYNGLKEYGMKKIPFDLSITLGSFAMSPYKLTQAYSMFSNNGVQVKPYLISSIINKNNTKINFEKEETYITSPAQTYLMTSILYDTVNRGTGRMARVKGLDVAGKTGTTNNNVDAWFAGYTPSMLTITWFGNDDNKPMGRRETGGRAAGPAFAYFYKNYLKIHPEIPRKFIKPEEVRTSIINGKKEYFTDISKLPEVIRVPQNEEEQIEF
- the glnA gene encoding type I glutamate--ammonia ligase, with amino-acid sequence MGKFVNNREEFFKYCEENEVQFVDFRFTDLKGMWHHISYMMSAVTAEQLEFGMPFDGSSVDAWQPINKSDMILKPDVVTAFLDPFTADSTIIVICDVYDIYKGQLYEKCPRSIAKKSLQHLTESGVGDVAYFGPENEFFVFDDVKIIDSINESYYRVDSDEGEWASSTDYESGNMGHRPGTKGGYFPVQPTDSMVDLRAEMMLVLEQVGLEVILGHHEVAQGQGEIGIVFDGLIEAADNVQKYKYVCKMVAHLNGKTCTFMPKPLLGDNGNGMHVHQSIWKDGRNLFYNEGEYGNLSDMARHYTGGIFKHARALAAFTNPSTNSYKRLIPGFEAPNILTYSSQNRSAACRIPYGAGEKATRIEMRFPDSAACPYLAFAAMMMAGLDGIKNKIEPIGPMDEDLFEMPLDEIRERNIPQMPHTLRGSLEALIRDNEFLLPAFTKDMVDTYQHYKFETQVWPDEARPTAFEFKTTYSC
- a CDS encoding histidinol-phosphatase; its protein translation is MRVDLHNHTVLCNHADGSMEDFIKRAIDLKIDIYGFSDHAPMHFDPKYRMKLSEKNKYEHDVLFLQEKYKNQIEILLAYEVDYMQNTSLILKDVLESKVDYLIGSIHFIGNKNDDGLWGFDNPEFIGKYKEKNIDLIWEDYFYVIEAMAKSSLFDIVGHIDLIKVFKYLPKKDIRLIAKNALKAIKKSNMVLELNAAGLRKPIKETYPSSLLLEEAFSLDIPITFSSDAHSIEQVGFAYEEVSALAKKVGYSKCVTFREREKIFLEF
- a CDS encoding molybdenum cofactor biosynthesis protein MoaE; translation: MVIEFHFYLLFVEDDFKVNISNALQLIDGDLPVQDITNAWYEEFRNSNYGAIITFVGIVRDENDIEGLSFDIYEPILISWFNTWQEKAKKQNALVLMAHAKGDVANHRSSYIAAVCSPKRRVALELIDQFVEDFKKSAPIWKYDLIEGKRVYAKERSTQIQGAGILN
- a CDS encoding MoaD/ThiS family protein, whose protein sequence is MVKVEFLGPISNEALNIDINNLSQLGEILQKIENVSSWLETCAVAVNDTMVSSKDHVLKDGDRISLLPPVCGG
- a CDS encoding undecaprenyl-diphosphate phosphatase; translation: MQIFDAIVLGVIEGLTEFLPISSTGHLIVASKFLGLEQNAITKAYEMIIQFAAILAVVLHYPSKFTFKYIDLWMKVALSFLPLGIIGFLCADFIKSLFSVQIVAVMFIIGGIVFIIVEQFYKEEKALTKDVEDITYKQSFYIGLAQVFALIPGTSRAGSSIIGAMLVKLDRKTAAEFSFLLAIPVLCATTAYDLVKHYEEFLSSDLLVLFIGFAVSFVVAYLAIKIFLRFLENFTFIAFGIYRIVFGIVLLILF